A DNA window from Niabella yanshanensis contains the following coding sequences:
- the queA gene encoding tRNA preQ1(34) S-adenosylmethionine ribosyltransferase-isomerase QueA translates to MKLSQFQFDLPLNLIAQHPAKKREDARMMVVHRHTGEIENKHFRDILDYFDDKDAFVVNNTKVFPARMYGRKEKTGAKIEVFLLRELNRPNRLWDVIVDPARKIRVGNKLYFGDNEELVAEVIDNTTSRGRTIKFLWEGDEESFRAQLEVLGETPLPKYIKRKPDEDDKERYQTVYAKHEGAVAAPTAGLHFSRELIKRLEIKGVRFAEITLHTGLGTFRPIEVEDLSKHKMDAEYFRIEEQACKIVNKAKETGHRICSIGTTTMRAMESSFTAQKMLKPSEGWTNMFIHPPYEFNIADSLVTNFHLPKTSLMIMTSAFAGYDLAVEAYKKAIKDKYRFFSYGDALLIL, encoded by the coding sequence ATGAAGCTTTCACAATTTCAATTCGACCTTCCGCTTAACCTTATCGCCCAACACCCAGCAAAGAAAAGAGAGGATGCCCGTATGATGGTGGTTCATCGCCATACAGGAGAAATCGAAAACAAGCATTTCCGCGACATCCTGGACTATTTTGACGATAAGGACGCCTTTGTGGTAAATAATACGAAAGTATTTCCTGCCCGTATGTACGGACGCAAGGAAAAAACCGGTGCCAAGATCGAAGTATTTTTATTACGTGAACTGAACAGGCCTAACCGTCTTTGGGACGTAATTGTGGACCCCGCAAGAAAAATACGTGTAGGTAATAAATTATATTTTGGAGACAATGAAGAACTGGTAGCAGAAGTTATCGACAATACTACCAGCCGTGGCCGTACTATTAAATTTTTATGGGAAGGTGATGAAGAGAGCTTCCGTGCACAACTGGAAGTATTAGGTGAAACACCACTTCCCAAATACATCAAACGCAAGCCAGACGAGGATGATAAAGAGCGTTACCAGACCGTTTACGCTAAACACGAAGGTGCGGTAGCTGCGCCAACAGCAGGCTTACACTTTAGCCGTGAGCTGATCAAACGCCTGGAGATCAAAGGTGTTCGTTTCGCTGAAATTACATTACATACAGGCTTAGGCACATTCCGTCCTATCGAGGTAGAAGACCTGAGCAAACATAAAATGGATGCTGAATACTTCCGCATTGAAGAGCAGGCCTGCAAAATTGTAAATAAGGCTAAAGAAACCGGTCATCGCATCTGCTCTATCGGTACCACTACCATGCGTGCAATGGAGTCTTCTTTCACCGCTCAAAAAATGTTAAAGCCTTCAGAAGGATGGACGAATATGTTTATTCACCCTCCTTATGAGTTTAATATTGCCGATTCACTGGTTACCAATTTCCATTTGCCTAAAACCAGCCTGATGATCATGACCAGTGCTTTTGCAGGTTATGACCTGGCCGTAGAAGCTTATAAAAAAGCTATTAAAGACAAGTACAGGTTCTTTAGCTATGGCGACGCTTTACTGATACTGTAA
- a CDS encoding ABC transporter ATP-binding protein yields the protein MAAPLLSIKNLSISFINEENVNKALQHVSFDVNPGEIVALVGESGSGKSVTSLSILRLLPSPPAVVNNGQILFCKKGRHPSDLLRITDKELRQIRGNQISMIFQEPMTSLNPVFTCGQQVAEALLHHKKISKEQAKLETLEWFEKVKLPDPESIYKRYPHQLSGGQKQRVMIALAMCCRPSLLICDEPTTALDVTVQKNVLELIKELQRETGMGVIFITHDLGVVAQIADRAIVMYRGSIIEEGLVKDIFSNPQQPYTKALIACRPVNHQRGNRLPVVADFLDPDKKQHPDIPLSHGNKQILPANKLITVRNVSVHYIQKKNWLGQPVSYTKAVDDVSFDVYENETLGIVGESGCGKTTLGRTLLQLIPATKGTVLYKNEDLASYATSRLRTLRQQLQIIFQDPYSSLNPRKKIGAAIEEPLSVHGLIKSATDRKKKVVELLQKVGLLPEHYSRYPHEFSGGQRQRIVIARALALQPSFIICDESVSALDVSVQAQVLNLLNDLKKEFGFTIVFISHDLSVVRYISDRIIVMNKGKIEEMGAADDIYGNPQTAYTQRLINAIPKVS from the coding sequence ATGGCCGCGCCGCTGCTCTCTATAAAAAACCTTTCCATTAGCTTTATTAATGAAGAAAACGTTAATAAAGCACTTCAGCATGTCTCCTTCGACGTAAACCCAGGCGAAATTGTTGCGTTGGTAGGAGAAAGCGGATCGGGCAAATCTGTAACTTCCTTATCCATTCTCAGGCTGCTCCCCTCACCACCTGCCGTAGTTAATAACGGGCAGATCCTTTTTTGTAAAAAGGGGCGGCATCCATCTGATTTATTGCGTATTACTGACAAAGAGCTCCGTCAGATCAGAGGGAATCAAATATCGATGATCTTCCAGGAGCCGATGACATCGCTCAACCCTGTTTTCACCTGTGGTCAACAGGTGGCCGAAGCTCTACTCCACCACAAAAAAATCAGTAAGGAGCAGGCAAAACTGGAGACACTTGAATGGTTCGAAAAAGTAAAGCTTCCCGATCCTGAAAGTATCTATAAGCGTTACCCGCACCAACTCAGCGGGGGACAAAAACAAAGAGTGATGATTGCATTGGCCATGTGTTGCAGGCCCTCTTTGCTGATATGCGACGAACCTACTACGGCGCTGGATGTAACCGTACAAAAAAATGTGCTGGAGCTTATTAAGGAACTCCAGCGCGAAACGGGCATGGGTGTTATATTCATCACGCATGACCTGGGTGTAGTAGCCCAGATTGCTGATAGGGCCATAGTAATGTACCGGGGCAGCATCATTGAAGAAGGTTTGGTAAAAGACATTTTTTCCAATCCTCAACAACCTTATACAAAAGCGCTGATCGCATGCCGGCCCGTTAATCATCAACGGGGAAACCGGTTACCGGTGGTAGCTGATTTTTTAGACCCGGATAAAAAGCAGCATCCTGATATTCCCCTTTCTCACGGGAATAAGCAGATCCTTCCTGCAAACAAATTGATAACCGTACGCAATGTATCAGTTCACTACATACAAAAAAAGAACTGGCTGGGACAACCCGTCAGCTATACGAAAGCAGTGGATGACGTTAGCTTTGATGTGTATGAAAACGAAACACTGGGCATTGTAGGCGAAAGCGGCTGCGGCAAAACGACTTTGGGCCGGACACTATTACAATTGATTCCCGCAACCAAAGGCACCGTCCTCTACAAAAACGAGGATCTGGCTTCGTACGCCACTTCGCGGCTAAGAACGCTCAGGCAGCAATTGCAGATTATTTTTCAGGACCCTTACTCCTCTTTAAATCCCCGTAAAAAAATAGGAGCAGCTATAGAAGAACCACTATCAGTACATGGTCTTATTAAATCTGCTACAGACCGGAAAAAAAAGGTTGTAGAATTACTTCAAAAAGTAGGACTTCTGCCGGAGCACTACAGCCGGTATCCGCACGAGTTTAGCGGCGGGCAACGTCAGCGGATCGTTATAGCCCGTGCATTAGCTTTACAGCCGTCTTTTATCATTTGCGATGAATCTGTATCGGCATTAGACGTAAGCGTACAGGCCCAGGTATTAAACCTGCTTAACGACCTGAAGAAAGAATTTGGTTTTACCATCGTGTTTATAAGCCATGACCTGAGCGTAGTGCGTTATATCAGCGACCGGATTATTGTTATGAATAAAGGAAAAATAGAAGAAATGGGCGCTGCTGATGATATTTACGGAAATCCCCAAACAGCCTATACTCAGCGACTAATTAATGCCATACCGAAAGTAAGTTAA